The following proteins come from a genomic window of Candidatus Saccharibacteria bacterium oral taxon 488:
- a CDS encoding TlyA family RNA methyltransferase, protein MRSDMKQRLDKMILERGLVESRSEAENWIGLGQVMVNGRVATRPGCFVNETADITLLTRERYVSRAGLKLAGVADSFRLDFQGKTVLDIGSSTGGFTDFALRHGARRVYAVDVGTNQLHHRLRDDRRIILHEKTDIRDFELDCPPDIIVGDVSFISLRDILPHVAKRLMGSATVLVAMVKPQFEAGRHLVQKGVVKNAAIRRKILTDFEQWARQYFVVLDKKDSTIAGGKGNVERFYKLQLKNNRGNSCSKKGIVVLK, encoded by the coding sequence ATGAGAAGTGACATGAAGCAGCGATTAGATAAAATGATACTAGAACGCGGGTTGGTTGAATCGCGTTCAGAAGCAGAGAATTGGATAGGCTTAGGGCAAGTCATGGTCAATGGTAGGGTGGCGACGCGTCCCGGATGTTTCGTTAATGAGACAGCAGACATTACATTGCTGACTCGTGAGCGGTACGTTTCGCGTGCAGGCCTCAAGCTAGCGGGCGTGGCGGATAGTTTTCGGTTGGACTTTCAGGGGAAAACAGTGCTGGACATAGGGTCGAGTACTGGTGGATTTACTGATTTTGCGCTGCGTCATGGCGCCCGACGTGTGTATGCTGTTGATGTGGGCACGAATCAGTTGCACCATCGACTGCGTGACGATCGGCGCATAATATTACACGAAAAGACAGACATTCGTGACTTTGAGCTTGATTGTCCACCAGACATTATCGTGGGAGACGTGTCATTTATTAGTCTGCGCGACATTCTACCACACGTTGCAAAACGGCTGATGGGCAGTGCGACGGTGCTTGTAGCGATGGTAAAACCGCAGTTCGAGGCAGGGCGTCATTTGGTACAAAAGGGTGTTGTAAAAAATGCTGCTATACGACGAAAGATCCTGACCGATTTTGAACAATGGGCAAGACAGTACTTCGTAGTTCTTGATAAAAAGGATAGCACCATCGCTGGCGGTAAGGGTAACGTTGAGCGCTTTTATAAGTTACAACTAAAAAATAACAGAGGTAATAGCTGTAGTAAAAAGGGCATCGTTGTACTTAAATAA
- the rpsF gene encoding 30S ribosomal protein S6 yields MDSKGGNMNEYELTVLVHPDLEANLDAALDKVRSLVTTNGGEITKEDNWGKKKLAYTIRREDFAVYVYFEVKLPSSAPLKISNVLNITDEVLRYLLVKTDEKTRRALAEQKEREAKAATEAADKEA; encoded by the coding sequence ATGGATTCCAAAGGAGGAAACATGAACGAATACGAACTGACCGTTCTAGTCCATCCAGATTTGGAAGCAAATCTGGATGCGGCCCTAGACAAGGTCCGGTCGCTCGTCACTACCAATGGTGGCGAAATTACCAAAGAAGACAATTGGGGCAAGAAAAAACTAGCCTATACAATTCGCCGTGAAGACTTTGCGGTGTATGTTTACTTTGAGGTGAAGTTGCCAAGCAGTGCACCGCTCAAGATATCAAATGTTCTGAATATCACCGACGAGGTACTTCGTTATTTGTTGGTTAAGACCGACGAGAAGACACGTCGGGCGCTTGCTGAGCAGAAAGAGCGCGAAGCTAAGGCCGCTACCGAGGCGGCTGATAAAGAAGCCTAA
- the pnp gene encoding polyribonucleotide nucleotidyltransferase: MAIINPSGKEIFSVTTELCGRPLTLEVNRVGFRTTGSVLVRYGDTVVLGSAQVGSQPVQLDYFPLSIDYEERFYAAGKISGSRFIKREGRPSDEAVLIGRLIDRPIRPLFPKGYRQEVQVVATVLSMDPDFRPDVVAMIAASSALMLTGTPFDGPVAGLRVGRVNGEFKAFLTPEEREQSDLDLVVAGIESGITMVEAGAKEVSEEVIVDAMAWAHQMMQPAIDLQRELAAKVAPAVQEYELVLPDEAIQQTADEWVDGKLGEKIRRPYPERNEVVNEIRWAFHEAMAEKLGLNAEEYDEVRDEYDEAFTLALHKDVRRGIVEDNMRPDGRKLTEIRPLSSEVGLLPRAHGSSLFTRGVTQGMNIVTLAPLSYAQLVDTMEVNDGERRYMHHYNAPGYTVGEVKRMGSPGRREIGHGYLAERALTPVLPSEEDFPYAIRSVTEIMSQNGSTSMAATCSSCLALMDAGVPLSAPVSGIAMGLMMDGDTPYVLSDIADAEDFAGDMDFKVTGTAKGITALQMDMKVHGLSVTVLRQAIEQSKAGRAHILQHMLSVLPAPRETLSPYAPRIEKLKIDPDKIGAVIGKGGEVINKITSETGAEVDIKEDGLITIASPDGASIEKALAWIKSLVEEPEVSKIYEGKVVSIKDFGAFVNILPGVDGMVHISKLADHRVAKVTDVVKEGQTVRVKITGIDERGKINLTMIGL; this comes from the coding sequence ATGGCAATTATTAATCCAAGTGGTAAGGAGATTTTTTCGGTTACTACTGAATTATGCGGGCGGCCGTTGACGCTGGAAGTCAACCGCGTCGGTTTTCGGACGACTGGTAGTGTGCTGGTGCGCTATGGCGATACGGTGGTGCTGGGCAGTGCCCAGGTAGGTAGCCAGCCGGTGCAGCTGGATTATTTCCCGCTGTCGATTGATTATGAAGAACGATTTTATGCGGCAGGCAAAATTTCTGGCTCGCGGTTTATCAAGCGCGAGGGCCGGCCGAGTGACGAGGCGGTGCTGATCGGCCGGTTGATCGACCGTCCGATTCGGCCGCTGTTCCCGAAAGGCTACCGCCAAGAAGTGCAAGTGGTGGCGACGGTCTTAAGTATGGATCCGGATTTCCGTCCGGATGTGGTGGCGATGATTGCGGCGTCGAGCGCCTTGATGCTCACTGGGACGCCGTTTGACGGGCCGGTGGCGGGCCTGCGGGTGGGTCGCGTGAATGGCGAGTTTAAGGCCTTTTTGACGCCGGAGGAGCGTGAGCAATCTGATTTGGATCTGGTGGTGGCTGGCATCGAGAGCGGCATCACCATGGTGGAAGCTGGTGCCAAGGAAGTATCAGAAGAGGTAATTGTCGATGCGATGGCCTGGGCGCACCAGATGATGCAGCCGGCGATTGACTTGCAGCGAGAGTTGGCAGCTAAAGTGGCGCCAGCTGTGCAGGAATATGAATTAGTTTTACCTGACGAAGCTATCCAGCAGACGGCTGACGAATGGGTTGACGGTAAATTAGGCGAGAAAATTCGCCGGCCGTACCCGGAGCGCAACGAGGTAGTTAACGAGATTCGCTGGGCATTCCACGAAGCGATGGCCGAAAAGTTGGGTTTGAATGCTGAGGAGTACGACGAAGTGCGCGACGAATACGATGAAGCATTTACCTTGGCGTTGCATAAAGATGTTCGCCGCGGTATCGTCGAGGATAATATGCGTCCAGACGGTCGTAAATTGACGGAAATCCGCCCGCTCAGCTCAGAGGTTGGTTTGTTGCCACGAGCACACGGTTCGAGCTTGTTTACCCGCGGCGTGACGCAGGGTATGAACATTGTGACTTTGGCGCCGCTGAGTTACGCGCAGCTGGTTGATACTATGGAGGTTAACGACGGCGAGCGGCGCTATATGCATCATTACAATGCGCCGGGCTATACGGTTGGCGAGGTTAAGCGGATGGGCAGTCCGGGCCGGCGCGAGATTGGCCACGGCTATTTGGCGGAGCGCGCCTTGACGCCGGTGCTGCCGAGTGAAGAAGACTTCCCATACGCCATCCGTAGTGTCACCGAAATCATGAGCCAGAACGGTTCGACGTCGATGGCAGCGACCTGTTCAAGCTGTCTGGCGCTGATGGATGCTGGCGTGCCTCTCTCGGCGCCGGTTAGCGGCATTGCCATGGGTCTGATGATGGACGGTGATACGCCGTACGTACTGAGCGATATTGCCGATGCTGAGGATTTTGCCGGCGATATGGATTTCAAGGTGACTGGTACAGCCAAGGGCATCACCGCGCTGCAGATGGATATGAAAGTGCATGGTTTGTCGGTGACAGTGCTGCGCCAAGCGATTGAACAGAGTAAGGCTGGTCGGGCGCATATTTTGCAGCATATGTTGAGTGTGCTGCCAGCGCCGCGGGAGACACTTAGCCCGTACGCGCCGCGGATTGAAAAGCTAAAAATTGATCCAGATAAAATCGGCGCGGTCATCGGCAAGGGCGGCGAGGTGATTAATAAAATTACCAGCGAGACTGGCGCTGAGGTTGATATCAAGGAAGACGGCTTGATTACTATCGCCAGTCCAGACGGTGCATCGATCGAGAAAGCACTTGCCTGGATTAAAAGCCTGGTCGAAGAGCCAGAGGTTAGCAAAATTTACGAAGGCAAGGTGGTCAGTATCAAAGATTTCGGAGCGTTCGTGAATATTCTGCCGGGAGTTGACGGGATGGTGCATATCTCGAAGCTGGCCGATCACCGCGTGGCTAAGGTGACTGATGTGGTCAAGGAAGGACAAACCGTTCGCGTGAAAATCACCGGTATCGATGAACGCGGTAAAATTAACTTGACGATGATCGGGTTATAA
- a CDS encoding ribonuclease J — protein sequence MGQRRLATPKGDDQSKRPATKKSNTAVMNSTTTRKGEVFRAQRRTSENVNLRASQHVIDIPVNKSVYNGYGGEQFSAKMQPKRVRGGKPKLRIIPIGGVGEMGIGKNMNAIEYDDEIIIVDMGFLFPGSDYPGINYITPDITWLEENKHKIKAHVFTHGHLDHIGSFRHFIHRIPAPVYASKFTIGMLDKSMADADTDFQPDFRVMDPLSHEIVQVSKHFSVELVRVNHSIPDSTAVIIRTPLGVVIDSGDWRFEESPVDGQKFDLERMTEIAAKEGVLMFMNESTNCESEGTHTHTEFDIQYSIGQVMDKFSNSRVILSCFSSQVHRLQLILEEAHKHGRKVAFAGFSMIQNLEVALRSGTIKIPKDTVMKMEDIIKLPDNQITVVCTGSQGEFNAVLSRMATGAHKYMKIKGSDVVVFSSNPIPGNEKNVVRTVDGLMREGSDVIQNGKTHLTGIGPLHLSGHGYYDDHVKLINALNPTYYMPIHGEFHMLVYNARLAEKECGIPRKNIFVCDAGDIIEIDIERQAKKAGRIQVGGVMYDDTGAIVSEVVLKDRIHMSQEGMFVVVLTVQRGTGRLLTSPDIISRGFIYLRDSEELMNMIRQYLKQKAARSFAGKYDLDVVKKEIKDEVTHILYDQTRRTPIVIPVINEVGGLKTVKPTTASNASTAKTPVRSKKPTIASAAEPKMTLPTMPRRRFPRRQVPDTEANDTKAREVGRVRAY from the coding sequence ATGGGCCAAAGACGACTCGCAACGCCGAAGGGTGATGATCAGTCAAAACGACCAGCTACAAAAAAAAGTAATACGGCGGTGATGAATAGCACCACCACTCGCAAGGGCGAGGTGTTTCGGGCGCAGCGGCGGACGAGCGAGAATGTTAACCTCAGGGCGTCGCAGCACGTGATTGATATTCCGGTCAACAAATCAGTTTACAACGGCTATGGCGGTGAGCAATTTAGCGCCAAAATGCAGCCAAAACGGGTCCGCGGCGGCAAGCCAAAGTTGAGGATTATCCCAATCGGTGGTGTCGGCGAAATGGGCATCGGTAAAAATATGAACGCCATTGAGTATGACGATGAGATTATCATTGTGGACATGGGTTTCCTGTTTCCGGGCAGCGATTATCCAGGTATCAACTACATTACGCCAGACATCACCTGGCTCGAGGAAAATAAGCACAAGATCAAGGCGCACGTGTTCACTCACGGACACCTCGATCACATCGGTTCCTTCCGGCACTTTATCCACCGAATTCCAGCGCCGGTCTATGCGTCGAAATTTACTATCGGCATGCTGGATAAGTCGATGGCTGATGCGGACACCGATTTTCAGCCAGACTTTCGAGTGATGGATCCATTGAGTCATGAAATTGTTCAAGTGTCTAAGCACTTTTCGGTTGAATTGGTGCGGGTGAACCACTCCATCCCTGATTCGACGGCGGTGATCATTCGGACGCCGCTGGGCGTAGTGATTGACTCTGGTGACTGGCGATTTGAGGAAAGTCCAGTTGACGGCCAGAAGTTTGATCTTGAGCGTATGACAGAGATTGCCGCCAAAGAGGGCGTGTTGATGTTTATGAATGAATCGACCAACTGTGAATCAGAGGGGACGCACACGCACACGGAGTTTGATATTCAATATTCCATCGGTCAGGTGATGGATAAATTTAGTAACAGCCGGGTGATTTTAAGCTGTTTTTCATCACAGGTGCACCGCTTGCAATTGATTTTGGAAGAAGCACACAAGCACGGCCGCAAGGTGGCATTTGCCGGCTTTTCAATGATTCAGAACTTGGAAGTGGCGCTGCGCTCGGGAACTATCAAGATCCCGAAAGACACTGTCATGAAGATGGAGGATATCATCAAGCTGCCGGATAACCAAATCACCGTGGTCTGTACTGGTTCGCAGGGTGAATTTAATGCCGTGTTGAGCCGCATGGCGACTGGCGCGCATAAATACATGAAGATTAAAGGCTCTGACGTGGTGGTGTTTAGCTCTAACCCAATTCCGGGCAACGAGAAAAACGTGGTGCGAACAGTTGATGGCTTGATGCGCGAAGGTTCTGATGTGATTCAGAACGGCAAGACACACTTGACGGGGATTGGACCGCTGCATTTGTCGGGTCATGGTTACTACGACGATCACGTTAAGTTGATTAACGCCCTGAACCCAACGTACTATATGCCAATTCACGGCGAATTTCACATGTTGGTTTACAATGCTCGGCTGGCAGAAAAAGAGTGCGGTATTCCTAGGAAGAATATCTTTGTGTGTGACGCTGGTGACATTATTGAAATTGATATTGAACGGCAGGCTAAGAAAGCCGGTCGAATTCAAGTTGGCGGTGTGATGTATGACGATACGGGCGCTATCGTTTCTGAGGTGGTGTTAAAAGACCGCATCCATATGTCTCAGGAAGGTATGTTTGTGGTGGTGTTAACGGTACAGCGTGGCACGGGACGGTTACTAACCAGCCCAGACATTATTTCCCGCGGTTTCATCTATCTACGCGATTCCGAGGAATTGATGAATATGATTCGCCAGTACTTGAAGCAGAAGGCAGCGCGCAGTTTTGCTGGTAAGTATGATCTTGACGTGGTGAAAAAAGAGATTAAGGACGAAGTTACGCACATTCTGTACGACCAGACGCGCCGGACGCCGATTGTCATCCCGGTAATTAACGAAGTCGGCGGTTTGAAAACGGTAAAACCGACTACTGCTTCGAATGCTTCTACTGCAAAGACACCGGTGCGCAGCAAAAAACCTACCATCGCTTCAGCGGCGGAACCGAAAATGACTCTGCCAACTATGCCGCGCCGCCGTTTCCCGCGCCGCCAGGTGCCAGACACCGAGGCGAATGATACCAAGGCTCGAGAGGTCGGCCGAGTGCGCGCGTACTAG
- a CDS encoding uracil-DNA glycosylase, translating into MDEAAQLEVLAAEIIAGDICHDLALQATQLVMGDGRADADIIFIGEAPGKNEDLQGKPFVGAAGTFLDEMLAAAQLRRQDVYITNIVKYRPPNNRDPLPEEKRAFWPYLMRQLQIIQPKVVITLGRHSGMAFIPDLAISRDHGNPRWAQFNGLKFLVIPLYHPAAALYNGALRQTLIDDFVRAAQLAAQASA; encoded by the coding sequence ATGGATGAGGCGGCGCAACTGGAGGTTTTGGCGGCAGAGATTATCGCTGGTGATATTTGTCATGACTTGGCGCTGCAGGCGACGCAGCTGGTGATGGGTGATGGCCGAGCTGACGCAGACATTATATTTATCGGTGAAGCGCCGGGAAAAAACGAAGACCTTCAGGGCAAACCATTCGTTGGGGCAGCTGGTACATTTCTTGACGAGATGTTAGCCGCAGCCCAGTTACGTCGTCAAGATGTCTATATCACCAATATCGTTAAATATCGGCCGCCAAACAATCGTGACCCGCTGCCGGAGGAGAAGCGCGCTTTTTGGCCGTATTTGATGCGCCAATTGCAAATTATTCAGCCAAAGGTAGTCATCACATTGGGTCGGCATAGCGGCATGGCATTCATTCCCGACTTGGCGATTTCGCGTGATCATGGTAATCCGCGCTGGGCACAATTCAACGGTTTGAAGTTCTTGGTGATTCCGCTGTATCATCCGGCAGCAGCGCTGTATAATGGAGCATTACGGCAGACGTTAATTGATGATTTTGTGCGGGCGGCGCAATTGGCCGCCCAGGCGAGCGCCTGA
- the rpsR gene encoding 30S ribosomal protein S18, which translates to MAKRLKKDTPTVFDYKDVKTLMRYVNAYGQIEPIAKTGLSVKQQRSLAVAIKRARHLALLPFVSQGQ; encoded by the coding sequence ATGGCAAAACGATTAAAGAAAGATACCCCAACGGTTTTTGACTATAAGGATGTCAAAACATTAATGCGCTATGTTAATGCGTATGGTCAAATTGAGCCGATAGCGAAGACGGGTCTCAGTGTCAAGCAGCAGCGTAGCTTGGCAGTGGCGATCAAGCGTGCTCGGCACTTAGCATTGCTGCCGTTTGTATCGCAAGGGCAATAA
- the efp gene encoding elongation factor P, with amino-acid sequence MYQPTDLKKGTVCQIDGKPYRVIEYGQKVMGRGGSIVNVKLKNLLDGSVIPKTFKGQDKIEPAEVTSKTVQYLYHDGDMFCFMDPESFEQFELSNDVVDEAKNYLKEGCELNLQVFDGRVINVELPKNLYLEVTYTEDVVKGDTTSSVLKDATLETGLVIKVPAFIKQGDIVSVDTATGEYRERKK; translated from the coding sequence ATGTATCAGCCGACAGATCTTAAAAAAGGTACGGTTTGTCAGATTGACGGTAAGCCATATCGCGTCATTGAATATGGACAGAAGGTTATGGGGCGTGGAGGTTCTATTGTGAACGTTAAATTGAAAAACTTACTGGATGGAAGTGTCATCCCGAAGACCTTTAAGGGTCAAGACAAAATAGAGCCAGCTGAGGTGACTAGCAAGACTGTTCAATATTTATATCATGACGGAGATATGTTCTGCTTCATGGATCCAGAAAGTTTTGAACAATTTGAACTGTCTAATGATGTGGTAGATGAGGCAAAAAATTATTTGAAAGAAGGTTGTGAGCTGAATCTCCAGGTGTTTGACGGGCGAGTGATTAATGTTGAATTACCAAAAAATCTTTATCTCGAAGTTACATATACCGAAGATGTCGTGAAGGGCGATACAACCTCAAGCGTACTTAAGGATGCAACGCTTGAGACGGGCCTTGTTATTAAGGTACCAGCATTCATTAAACAGGGCGATATTGTCAGTGTTGACACAGCGACGGGTGAATATCGAGAGCGCAAAAAATAA
- a CDS encoding single-stranded DNA-binding protein, with translation MARSINQVILLGRLTRDPEQRTTPSGRTVVSFSIAVDRAGQDDQADFFDVTAWEKLGELVMQYLSKGRRVLVQGRLRQDSWDDKETGKRRSRIEVTATDVTFLDAPSGDSANTTASRNTNTKQAETVADIDDKPIDLSEIPF, from the coding sequence ATGGCACGAAGTATCAACCAAGTTATTTTACTGGGACGGTTAACGCGCGATCCAGAGCAGCGAACAACGCCATCTGGTCGGACAGTTGTTAGCTTTAGTATCGCGGTTGATCGTGCCGGACAGGATGATCAAGCTGATTTTTTCGACGTTACCGCGTGGGAAAAATTGGGCGAACTGGTGATGCAGTACCTATCAAAAGGCCGCCGCGTGTTGGTGCAGGGTCGGTTGCGACAGGACAGCTGGGATGATAAAGAAACCGGCAAGCGCCGCTCGCGTATTGAAGTGACGGCGACCGACGTAACATTCCTTGACGCCCCGAGCGGTGATAGCGCGAATACAACCGCATCACGTAATACTAATACCAAGCAGGCTGAGACCGTAGCGGATATTGATGATAAACCGATCGATCTTAGCGAGATACCGTTCTAA